cgcaggccctGTTCCCTCGCTTCGGACTGCCCAGCACCTTTTCCagctcctccccctctccaTCCCTCTCGGAGCTCCTCCCTCAACACGCAACCCCAGTGCCAAACAACGACTCGTCATCGCTAtcgtcagcatcgtcagcaTCACCCATCAGCATCTTCATATAcggcgcctccacctccctcGGCATGTTCGCCGCACAGCTcgcgcacgtcgccgcccgcgcgtcCGGCCGACCTCTGCGCCTcatcggcgcggcgagcgtgtCCCGCCACGGCAcgttgcgggcggcgccgtatGGGTACGACGTGCTGGTGGACTACCGCGACGCGTACTGGGTGGACAAAgtgcgcgcggcgacgccgggtAGTAGGGGCGTGGACTACGCGCTCGATGCCATCTCGGAACGGGATACGGTGGCGAGGGTGCACGAcacgctggccgagggcggcaagtATCATGTCTTTCGTGGGCCCGAGGGGGGCAAGTATGATACCAAGGGGTTGGCGGTCCAGCCGGTGTATGGTGCGGTGTGGGAGGGTTTGGGCGTGGAGATTGACTATGGTGGCGGTAAGTCCTCTACATTACTATCTCCCCCTTGTCTATCCCTTTCCtttctcctccctctcctctaCGGGAGACGATATATGGCGCCTAACGAAATACCCTTCCTCACACAGGCCTCATCTTCCCGGCCAGCCCCGAGGCGAGACGCTTTGCCGTCGACTTTTTCCGGTTTCTGAGCTCGGGCGCCAAGGCAGGCGAACAGGTGAAGCTGCACCCGAATCCGGTGCGCAGGATGCCCGGTGGGCTGGAGCGCATCGTGCCGGA
The genomic region above belongs to Purpureocillium takamizusanense chromosome 5, complete sequence and contains:
- a CDS encoding uncharacterized protein (EggNog:ENOG503P0ZG~COG:C) → MKALVFETATRTASVKEVPRPVPGPGEVLVRVHAVALNPVDQIHFAGPIAAQTERVMGTDFAGVVVDCGPATASSSEHENGDRDEDARTVEGARVAGFVQGASSANDRPGAFAEYVVAPYDLLWTIPEGLSFEEASTISMCGLTAAQALFPRFGLPSTFSSSSPSPSLSELLPQHATPVPNNDSSSLSSASSASPISIFIYGASTSLGMFAAQLAHVAARASGRPLRLIGAASVSRHGTLRAAPYGYDVLVDYRDAYWVDKVRAATPGSRGVDYALDAISERDTVARVHDTLAEGGKYHVFRGPEGGKYDTKGLAVQPVYGAVWEGLGVEIDYGGGLIFPASPEARRFAVDFFRFLSSGAKAGEQVKLHPNPVRRMPGGLERIVPDGFALLSGLVSERGQGRGLPRRDEEGEKEYMRPISGEKLVYAIA